The DNA window AACCAAAATTCCAAGACTCAAATACAATAACATGGATGTAGTATACAGTTGAAACAAATACTGAAAGTCACATGTACGCTGGTTTTTGTCAAACCAGTCTACTTCATTTGGCCATATGTTCTCATCAACATCACACCATGTGTCCACTCCTGCTATACACTTGGGAAAGAACCTCTGTGCATGCCTGATCCATCCCTGGCAATCTCCAGCTGATATATCCAGGCATCCAGCATCCATCCTCTGTGTTGAATGGAACCACTAATTTGTACTCCactccctctgcccctccaTCTTCCAGCCATTTGTCTTCCTCTTTCACCGACTTCTGTATTTCTTCCTGGGTCCATCTTGAAgaaaatcattccaaagattAAATTGAAATCCCCTCAACACCTGGTCAGGTCACCATCTGTAAGATGTGATCGTTCTATTCAATAACCAATTCAATCGGCACTTTGTTGACTTAGCAAATTGCTATCCACTTGAATTTTAGCCTGTATGTTAGGTTTTGTACTTGATCGTGTCTCACTTTTGAAAGTGTGTGGAAACAAATTTGCAAATTGGACTGTAGGAATGtacaattcttttttttggttgttgagCCTGACTGAGAAATTAATTCAGGATTTTTGAAAACTGTGTccactgaatgtattttttgtcaTAGCAATTAAAATGTCGCTCACAGTTTGGTTCACATCGAGTGCTGCTGTGCTAACTGTTTGAAAAGTAAATTGCTTGTTAGTGATTGTAAAAAAGCTGGAAAAGAACTGACAAAACTACTAGAAAAGGGTATTGGTAATAAGTGGATGTGGAATCAGATGTAGTTGCTGTGCTGGCATTTCAAATCTAGTGGCTGTACTGATGTTCGTTTGAGACGTGGTTTCTGTGTCTACGTTTGTTTCAGATCTAGTGGCTGTGCTGATGTTCCTTTGAGATGTGGCTTCTGTATCTATGTTTGTTCCAGATCTAGTAGCTGTGCTGATGTTTGTTTGTGATGTGTTATCTGTGTTGATGTTTGTTTCAGATCTAGTGGCTGTTCTGATGTTCGTTTAAGATATGTTTTCTATgtctacatttatttcagatctAGTGACTGTGCTGATGTTCGTTTGAGATGTTGTTTCAGTGTTGACGTCCATTTCaggtgttgtttttgtttcagatgTTCCCTGGTTCCCTAAAAAAATCTCGGACCTGGATAAATGTTCCAACCATGTGCTAATGTACGGCTCGGATCTGGATGCAGACCATCCGGTGAGTGTATTCATAAAACTAAACATGCTTCTGTCAGAAACAATCCAACCTGTACCATACTGTCATGAAAATGATGACAGCTTGCTCTACTTGCTTCCATCAACATCACAAAGTGTTCATCTCTTGCAGTAATAACTAATATTCAATTAGAAATCCATATTTTGTACGATTGTATGTACAAGTTTGTAACATGCGTTGTTGAAAATTCTCCACAGGCCTGTTTTCAGGTCTTACCAACATCTAAGGAGATAGATTATTGGGTGGTATGGCATGGTAGTATGACAAAACAGTCATACATATCAGTTTTGAAAGAGCCAAATATTATTAGTCGCCAAAAAGGGGCAGAAAAACAAGTAATTTAACAAGCAGCTCATTCCAAGCCCATATGTTCAGACCTAAAAATCGAGGCCTTTTTCGATTTTTGAGCACGTAATGAATGGAGTAAAACCCCTTCGCTTTCAAGAACATCCTTCCTGCTCTGACAGTGGTGGGGGtctgaaagtaaaagtcctgccatgtgtttcttctgtCCGTAAACTCCAACCTGCTGATCTCACTAATTGCTCCTGGCTGAAGatgcaaatccaggtgattggaacaaaaatcTGTGGtggacttttattttctgaacctggattttccacctcttgGCATGTCCACAGGGGAACCGGTGTAGTGCTTATCCTTCTATATGAAAGGCAGTCATGATGGCTCTGTCATTTCTCTGCAGGGCTTCAAGGACAATGTCTACCGCAAGAGGAGGAAGCACTTTGCTGATATAGCCATGAGCTACAAACAGTAAGTCTGCATTCGGGAGAATCATGATGTGCTAAATTCCACAAATTCTTGAATAAATTTAAGAAATAAAGAGAATAATATCTTAACAGATTTACTGTATACCCACTGTGTTGATTCaacaaagagaaaaatgtacattttacttTGATGTACATGATTTctgagttgaattaacactcaACATTTTCCTCACTGACTAAACaagctttagttttttttttttttattccaagaaGGCTCAGAAAATATTCTGATAAAAACAATTCCAACAATTCAATTTtgtgaaaatgatttatttgtgCCATTCTACACCATAGTTCTTCATGAAGTGGGTTTGACATTTGGTTGGGATGTTACCATGCCAGATTGACAGCAGATTCATTGACTATTTGTTCATGCTGTAAATCTTTTTTCTCAAAACACAGACTTGCTTTCAGTTTAGCTCAAGTGATCATTGTTTTCCTAATCCccacacttcaatatttgtaaACATATTCACATATTGAACCATATTTGGCTAAAAAGCATGTCCAGTAAGTACTTTGATTGACTACAGTCTGAATACAGCCTGCAGACCTTGGGCCTCATGTATTCTTGACATACATATCTATTTGAGGGTAGAAATGAGCAATGCAGAAAGGGAATGGATCGCATTGCTTACATGATTGGCACGACAGGTCGGGACAACTTTTAACTGTTCCAGCCTTGGAAAAATGTCTAAATAAAAAACTGTTCatacgagtggttcttgcaaGGCCCAATGTTCCACTTTTACTTGTAATTTTACACATTAACTAGGTAGTACAGTTAACCATCTTTGACAccatctctctgtccttctctccccATCAGTGGGGACCCCATCCCTCGCATTCAGTACACCGAGGAGGAAGTGAAGACATGGGGTGTGGTTTTCAGGGAGCTGAGCCAGCTGTACCCCTCCTACGCCTGCCGGGAGTATGTGAGAAACCTGCCGCTGTTGTTTCAACACTGCGACTGTCGCGAGGACAACATCCCACAGCTGGAGGACGTCTCCCACTTCCTTTGGGGTGAGACGGGGGCGTGACCCTGCTGAgcggatggggagggggggggggctctgttggcagcccctctctctgtctgcatgtctgtcatCTGTTGGTGTGTAGTTTGCTTTTCACAGAGCTCTTGGCTGCTAGCTCATATCATGGGTATTGCCAGGCCTTCTGACACATTTTCATTCCATTAAAGTGCCAatctatgatttttttttgtgaacaaataccatatttttttaatattcccACTGACATTTCTCTAGCAATAACCATTGAGAGCATTTGCGTTGTTTAATTTCTATATGTTAAAACTTTAAGATGGTGGAGGGCCTGCCACTCCCACCCTGTACGGAAATGTACTCAGAGAAACCACAGAAGCCTATGGAAGAAATAAGTGTGAGCCAAAACTAGTCTGCTCTGGCCCCTACATTGTCCCATTGCAAATTTTACTCTGAAAAGAAGCTTCTGGAGCTGTCCATCAGCTCTTTCCTGTAACGTTTTCTAATTCACAACCTCTGCTCAAAGATCTGGGTCACTGAACCATTGGGCCACTGATGCTACAAACACCAACTACAAAAGAGCAAGTGGTGTCATTGGCCCTCTGAAATCCTCCCAATCCCGGGGCACCCACAGTTGGTTCTAGGGTTGCCCAGAGCTGGGAGGGTTACAGTCTTATGACAGCACCTCATTGCGCAGCAGTGACCCCCGCTGGACGATTGGGCACCTGCAAGTCCACCTGTAGAGCTGCTTGTGAATGTCTTCCTGTGACTCAACCCTGTGTGAGCCCAACTTGTGAACGAGATGCTTGCATCTGCTCTTCCAAATCAATAGCAGAGATTGCGGCAATGAGCTCTGACAAATATGTTGAGATTGAGCATTACAAATTGTCGAGAAGAAGAAAGTCTGGAACATCAAAcatataaatgtttaaaaggtCAGGCCCAGTATAATTTGCCTCATTCTGGTGCCTGTGGATTGAACTTTTTTGGATTTGCCTGTGGATGTGCACTTCTCAACTTAATGCTCGtaaaaaatgtacagaaataggtcaaacacttttttttttggtactgTCAGTTAATGTGACACTTCCTTGTGTGTGGGATTCAGACTACAGGTTTAACTTTCTTTTGGTACTGTCAGTTAATGTGACACTTCCTTGTGTGTGGGATTCAGACTACAGGTTTAACTTTCTTTTGGTACTGTCAGGTAATGTGACACTTCCTTGTGTGTGGGATTCAGACTACAGGTTTAACTTTCTTTTGGTACTGTCAGTTAATGTGACACTTCCTTGTGTGTGGGATTCAGACTACAGGTTTAACTTTCTTTTGGTACTGTCAGTTAACGTGGCACTTCTTTGTGTGTGGGATTCAGAACATACAGGCTTCACAATCCGGCCTGTGGCAGGCTACCTCTCCCCCCGAGACTTCCTGGCAGGTCTGGCATTTCGGGTCTTCCACTGTACTCAGTACATACGCCACAGCTCCGATCCGCTCTACACTCCCGAACCGTGAGTGCACTTATTAAACTCATTTGGCACAAACCGAGTTATTTAGCAATGAAATGCAGCTATCAAGCTAACTAGCCACCTAATATTTGTTGGAAAGATTAAATATTTCATCAAAATATAAAGTATTCTGGTTTGACTCCTGAGTCCATGTGTGTATTGTTTATGTACACGTGTCagagtatatgtatgtatgtttggcTCCGGGAGACAAGTGTGGCACAGATGGATGTGTGTTTAACTCCAGAGacatgcatacattacattacatgacattaaattACACACATATTCATGTGCTTTTCCCCAGGGATACGTATgtaacatatacatacagtatgtcagttTCACTCCTTGGACACAAATgtaacatgtacagtatgtgatttACTccagggaccaaaagtaatcagacagttggcttctcagctgtttctgattagtcagttgTACTCAATTGCTTCCTTGGCGCTGGTATAGGAGAGCTTTAAGTCTTCATTGTAGGTTTTTGAGTCTGTAATTGACGTTCATATCTCATCTATTTCACTCCAGGGGCATGTGTgtaacattacacacattacattacacatctATTCATGTGCTTTACTCCAGGGACACAAATGtaacatatgtgtctgtgtatctcacTCCAGGGAGATGTGTGtaacatatgtgtctgtgtatctctcTCCAGGGAGATGTGTGtaacatatgtgtctgtgtacctCACTCCAGGGAGATGTGTGtaacatatgtgtatgtgtatctcaCTCCAGGCAGATGTGTGtaacatatgtgtctgtgtatttcacTGCAGGGAGATGTGTGtaacatatgtgtctgtgtatttcacTCCAGGGAGATGTGTGtaacatatgtgtctgtgtatctcacTCCAGGGAGATGTGTGtaacatatgtgtctgtgtatttcacTCCAGGGAGATGTGTGtaacatatgtgtctgtgtatttcacTCCAGGGAGATGTGTGtaacatatgtgtctgtgtatctcacTCCAGGGAGATGTGTGtaacatatgtgtctgtgtatctctcTCCAGGGAGATGTGTGtaacatatgtgtctgtgtatctcacTCCAGGGAGATGTGTGtaacatatgtgtctgtgtatttcacTGCAGGGAGATGTGTGTAACATATGTGTCTGTATATTTCACTCCAGGGAGATGTGTGtaacatatgtgtctgtgtatctcacTCCAGGGAGATGTGTGtaacatatgtgtctgtgtatctctcTCCAGGGTGATGTGTGtaacatatgtgtctgtgtatctcacTCCAGGGAGATGTGTGtaacatatgtgtctgtgtatctcacTCCAGGCAGATGTGTGtaacatatgtgtctgtgtatttcacTGCAGGGAGATGTGTGtaacatatgtgtctgtgtatctcacTGCAGGGAGATGTGTGtaacatatgtgtctgtgtatttcacTCCAGGGAGATGTGTGtaacatatgtgtctgtgtatctcacTGCAGGGAGATGTGTGtaacatatgtgtctgtgtatttcacTCCAGGGAGATGTGTGtaacatatgtgtctgtgtatctcacTCCAGGGAGATGTGTGtaacatatgtgtctgtgtatctcacTCCAGGCAGATGTGTGtaacatatgtgtctgtgtatttcacTGCAGGAAGATGTGTGtaacatatgtgtctgtgtatctcacTGCAGGGAGATGTGTGtaacatatgtgtctgtgtatttcacTCCAGGGAGATGTGTGtaacatatgtgtctgtgtatctcacTGCAGGGAGATGTGTGtaacatatgtgtctgtgtatctcacTCCAGGGAGATGTGTGtaacatatgtgtctgtgtatctcacTGCAGGGACACATGCCATGAGCTGTTGGGCCACGTGCCTCTCCTGGCAGAGCCCAGCTTCGCCCAGTTCTCCCAGGAGATGGGCCTGGCCTCACTGGGTGCCTCTGACGAGGCTGTTCAGAAGCTGGCTACCGTAAGCACCACACGCCCACACCCCTCATTCAGTCCTCTGTACTACACTGTACCTGACTTTGGATTGATTACAGAGAGGGCACCCAATTGAGCCAGTCTGCATTtcattgattttaaaaatggtaaatggactgcatttgaaTAGAGCTTTACAAATAACGCCTCTCATTCGCCTCTCAttctcacacgcactcatgtGCCAAGGGTGAAAGGCTGACATGcgaggtaccaatcagcttgttcAGAGCAATtgggggtcttgctcagggacacttcgacacaaccagGGCAATCCTCCAGATGGCAGACAACCGCTCTTGCGTCCTGAGCTAATGTGGCTAATCAATTGTCGATTTAAGTGATTGATTGAGTATCATGTGAAGCTGAGAACACTTCATACCTTGTGTTGCAGTGCTACTTCTTCACAGTGGAGTTTGGGCTGTGCAAACAGGATGGGAGATTGAAAGCTTATGGAGCTGGCTTGCTATCATCCATCAGTGAGCTGAAGGTAAGGATTAATTAGATTAAGTGAGATAAAACATAGCCACCATCCACCACCATCAAAATATCTTACTCAAATTCAAGTTAACTGtaaaaccacaaaaataaatatgatttaaaaagtTGAAATGGGTCTAAAATAAACTGGAACTTAGAGCTagtctgtgttactctgtgggATCGTCTGTTCGAACAGCATATGCAACTGTAGGTAAAATAAGCGCTCATTTCCCTTTGGTCTTCCTTAAAGCAGCTATCCCCTTTTTCATCTCCTTGTAGCACGCCCTGTCTGGGAATGCCACGGTCATACCCTTTGACCCCAGAATGGCATGCAAACAGGAATGCATCATCACCACCTTCCAGGATGTCTACTTTGTGTCAGACAGCTTTGAGGAGGCCAAAGTCAAGATGAGGTAGGGTGCCGCCATACAGACTTTCACAGGATACTGTCGCATGCCTGAGTCATGGCAGAATAAAGTACGCATTGATAAGCCCCTTACTTTcgcagtaaataaaataataaaataattgtattcactgaatgaatatttattcattgtCTGATGAGTAAATTAAGTAAGAATGATCTGAATGCCAGAGGTCTCCCATAAGCAATGTACTTCTATACCTCTTCCTTTGCCAAATACATTCAGAAGTTTCCACCATATGAATGTCCAATGGCCTTTTCCTTGAAGTATTTTAAAAACCTAGTCTATTTTTAAAACCCTAAATcatgtgtgctgttatttttcttGAAACCCTAAATGTTAATTTGTCCTGTTCATTTGTCCCAACGATAAGGGAGTTTGCTAAGAGCATCAAGCGGCCCTTCACAGTGCGATACAACCCTTACACCCGG is part of the Conger conger chromosome 15, fConCon1.1, whole genome shotgun sequence genome and encodes:
- the LOC133111483 gene encoding tryptophan 5-hydroxylase 1-like, which translates into the protein MYGSDLDADHPGFKDNVYRKRRKHFADIAMSYKHGDPIPRIQYTEEEVKTWGVVFRELSQLYPSYACREYVRNLPLLFQHCDCREDNIPQLEDVSHFLWEHTGFTIRPVAGYLSPRDFLAGLAFRVFHCTQYIRHSSDPLYTPEPDTCHELLGHVPLLAEPSFAQFSQEMGLASLGASDEAVQKLATCYFFTVEFGLCKQDGRLKAYGAGLLSSISELKHALSGNATVIPFDPRMACKQECIITTFQDVYFVSDSFEEAKVKMREFAKSIKRPFTVRYNPYTRSVDILKDTSSVIGVVEELKYELDTVADALRRLNKQGV